A genomic region of Pararge aegeria chromosome 11, ilParAegt1.1, whole genome shotgun sequence contains the following coding sequences:
- the LOC120627542 gene encoding protein expanded — protein sequence MRALCSVRGPLGWETRALGAGARLLALRMPGQPQPIHFVVEAKARVKELKTLAHAHSQLLGMADTELFGLAVMQNGEYLFVDLESKLSKYAPKSWRSSHTHGLDANGKPLLELHLVIQYYIESPLLLHDDIGRHLYFLQLLENIRTRDMLPAEILLLLIGLALQAKYGDEDAYEDQEYFKVEELVPPSLTGDWVLSAIRACHREHRGLTKSDAEVRFIREVCLLPDTINSHRYRLKKSKTETEPGSMWLLVTAKGIKILPDNGPISNFIWSSIGKLSFDRKKFEIRTEEGKITLYSSSEEKCKYLFALCKETHQFSMKISSKLNEILKKEEDERKTCFGYSKSLTSQYCQNKNEQRISLISSTSSNTTSGIVSDRVQSEDELEIMIDSPPAPSTESLAFAHLLDYSKSYMIRYIPQEAPSLKKSSSLQQQKCKMRIKKSKEDESVPKYDSSLEVGQASTNQTDETGSLPDQSIGAEKLTDSPISSKLKCTGSQCSSSCSTVILKRGGLSTLSRVSNASSLELGYSHTAQNSMLSDNSNVGIDGLYTQDTASALYDGLGQPVTAAASSETSGVYTMGSSELTARSKLYAHSEESRTEYSESHYASYEISKENDLADFDSVSSILKNKSERTKHSPKGLRLTTPTNNSDCVDGTPQFCDVEHDDKENIFRERSNSNVSAISFHGDGSDPTDNKHNLLSASELSDLIVGRGVYPKNKSVSDTFDSVSDYVRLPLPFSGDSYLQGHEDTAPSDDNYPNNSFFDRPPTPPTRIDSRKGLNLSLPNILDLGEEVPVFPLCPDKPPPPYEYKHLTLSPHAAIPPKPPPAYPGTPVSNCPIQLDKKEEVAARVVTSKPMINILKAEAGEVNASGERTFASPMVLEHRFQKSKRHQASSRRAERSKLAQGLSSNLSPSREIAPHIDSNVLVAMMKLPPPPPPPRRPRLPPPPPVSRLPPPPPPHNPMFHQQLYSDVDYVYYPLQDPSISQQNYVDHKITESRISNLHKSSIQYRSTPYLSTSLSASSPYGSIQNLSDSYIQIPGTRTSWYSMTSRTSVSSHSINLERPPIMSCLSTPEPSFIRTKSHENILAIKDPPRIKTRRMPPPPPPPYEHKKKIPSHLKELKGPNSSTFNSDNSVTKLKSTNCDLDIKTLREKSKNLDLPLIAALCNDRSLLKQTKAFGATKIVKQTGSDCESDKKSAKSAQITTDNIDIKNKQEINAKRVVTGPQKKILIRNPTDKLPALPGSETHTPRALSNTYVMHPNIGKLKKSQPSS from the exons ATGCGCGCTCTGTGTTCGGTTCGAGGGCCGCTGGGCTGGGAGACGCGCGCGCTCGGCGCGGGCGCTCGCCTCCTGGCCCTGCGTATGCCCGGCCAGCCTCAGCCAATACACTTCGTCGTGGAAGCAAAGGCAAGGGTCAAGGAATTGAAGACTTTGGCTCACGCGCACTCACAGCTTCTAGGCATGGCCGATACCGAACTATTCGGTTTAGCTGTCATGCAAA ATGGCGAATACTTGTTCGTGGATCTAGAAAGTAAACTTTCAAAATATGCGCCAAAGAGCTGGAGATCTTCACATACGCAT GGCTTAGACGCGAATGGAAAACCTCTATTGGAACTTCATCTAGTAATTCAATATTACATAGAAAGTCCGTTACTATTACATGATGACATTGGGCGCCATTTATATTTCCTTCAACTGCTTGAAAATATACGCACAAGGGACATGCTGCCTGCTGAAATACTTCTACTGCTAATTGGCTTAGCACTGCAAGCTAAATATGGCGATGAAGATGCTTATGAGGATCAGGAATATTTTAAAGTCGAAGAACTTGTACCGCCGTCACTCACTGGTGATTGGGTATTATCGGCTATACGTGCTTGTCACCGTGAGCATCGCGGTCTTACAAAATCAGATGCGGAAGTCAGATTTATTCGTGAGGTTTGCCTTCTACCAGATACAATCAACTCGCACAGATATCGGCTTAAGAAATCTAAAACAGAAACAGAACCGGGATCAATGTGGCTTCTTGTCACAGCAAAAGGTATTAAGATTCTGCCTGACAACGGTCCTATATCAAATTTCATATGGAGTTCCATAGGAAAGTTAAGTTTTGATAGAAAAAAGTTTGAAATAAGAACAGAAGAGGGAAAAATTACATTGTATTCTTCGAGTGAAGAAAAGTGTAAATACTTATTTGCATTATGTAAAGAAACACATCAGTTTTCTAtgaaaatttcatcaaaattaaatgaaattcttAAAAAGGAAGAGGATGAACGAAAAACTTGTTTCGGCTATTCAAAGTCATTGACTTCTCAATACTGTCAAAACAAAAATGAGCAAAGAATATCCCTTATCTCCTCTACAAGCTCAAACACAACTTCTGGTATCGTGAGTGACAGGGTGCAATCCGAAGACGAGTTGGAAATAATGATTGATTCACCTCCGGCTCCATCCACTGAAAGCTTAGCATTTGCTCATTTATTAGATTACTCAAAATCTTATATGATTCGATACATTCCTCAAGAAGCACCGTCATTAAAAAAGTCTTCTTCGCTTCAAcaacaaaaatgtaaaatgcgaattaaaaaaagtaaagaagACGAAAGTGTTCCTAAATACGATTCTTCATTAGAAGTCGGGCAAGCTTCAACAAATCAAACCGATGAGACAGGGTCTTTACCAGACCAAAGCATTGGAGCTGAAAAATTGACAGATAGTCCAATCTcaagtaaattaaaatgtacCGGATCACAATGCTCGTCTTCATGTAGCACTGTCATATTAAAACGTGGGGGCTTAAGTACACTAAGTAGAGTATCTAATGCAAGCAGTTTAGAACTAGGATATAGTCACACAGCACAAAATTCTATGCTAAGTGATAACAGTAATGTTGGGATAGACGGATTATATACACAGGACACCGCATCCGCTTTATATGATGGGCTAGGACAACCCGTCACTGCTGCTGCATCGAGTGAAACTAGTGGGGTTTATACAATGGGTAGTTCTGAATTAACAGCACGTTCAAAATTATATGCTCATTCCGAAGAAAGTCGTACAGAATACAGTGAATCACATTACGCTAGTTACGAAATATCGAAGGAAAACGATTTAGCTGATTTCGATAGTGTATCATCCATACTAAAAAACAAATCGGAGAGAACGAAACATTCACCGAAAGGTTTAAGATTAACCACTCCTACAAATAATTCTGACTGCGTTGATGGCACACCTCAATTTTGTGATGTTGAACACGacgataaagaaaatatttttcgtgAACGCAGCAATTCGAATGTCAGCGCGATTTCATTTCATGGTGATGGAAGCGATCCAACGGATAATAAACACAACTTACTAAGTGCAAGTGAATTGAGTGATTTAATAGTAGGTAGAGGTGTTTATCCTAAAAATAAATCAGTGAGCGACACGTTTGATTCTGTGTCAGATTACGTAAGATTGCCATTACCATTTTCTGGTGATAGTTACCTTCAAGGTCATGAGGATACGGCACCTTCAGACGATAACTATCCTAATAATTCGTTCTTTGATCGTCCCCCAACTCCACCAACAAGAATCGATAGCCGCAAAGGACTTAATTTGTCTCTACCTAATATACTGGATTTAGGTGAAGAGGTGCCAGTCTTCCCACTGTGTCCTGATAAACCGCCACCACCATATGAATATAAGCATCTTACACTTTCACCGCACGCTGCAATACCACCTAAACCACCGCCTGCTTATCCTGGCACACCAGTATCGAATTGTCCTATACAACTTGATAAGAAAGAAGAGGTTGCAGCAAGAGTTGTAACATCTAAGCCAATGATTAATATATTGAAAGCAGAAGCAGGCGAAGTCAATGCTTCTGGTGAACGCACATTTGCTAGTCCAATGGTTTTGGAACACCGCTTCCAGAAGTCAAAAAGACATCAAGCATCTAGTCGTAGAGCTGAAAGATCTAAGTTAGCACAGGGACTTAGCAGTAATCTTTCACCCTCGAGAGAAATAGCACCACACATAGATTCTAACGTCCTTGTTGCGATGATGAAACTTccgccaccaccaccaccacctcgTCGGCCCAGACTGCCACCACCACCGCCAGTATCACGCCTACCTCCGCCGCCGCCTCCACACAACCCAATGTTTCACCAGCAGTTATATAGTGACGTCGATTATGTCTACTATCCGCTTCAAGATCCATCTATATCCCAGCAAAACTATGTGGACCATAAAATAACAGAATCACGAATTTCTAATTTGCACAAAAGTAGTATACAGTACCGAAGTACACCATACCTATCGACCTCTTTGTCAGCTTCATCTCCGTATGGGTCCATACAAAATCTTTCAGACTCTTATATTCAAATACCTGGCACCCGAACAAGTTGGTACTCAATGACAAGTAGAACATCTGTTAGTAGCCACTCTATAAATTTGGAAAGACCTCCAATAATGTCTTGTCTATCTACACCGGAGCCTAGTTTTATTCGAACGAAATCTCATGAAAATATACTTGCAATTAAGGATCCACCTCGAATAAAAACGAGGCGTATGCCACCACCGCCTCCACCGCCTTATGAACACAAGAAAAAGATTCCTTCCCATTTAAAGGAGTTAAAAGGACCAAATTCTAGCACATTTAATAGTGACAATAGtgtaactaaactaaaatcCACTAATTGTGATTTAGATATAAAAACTCTCAgagaaaaaagtaaaaacttagACTTGCCACTAATTGCTGCATTGTGTAATGACCGATCgttattaaaacaaactaaaGCTTTTGGTGCCACAAAAATAGTTAAACAAACAGGTAGTGACTGTGAAAGTGACAAAAAAAGTGCCAAGTCTGCTCAAATCACCACCGATAACATAGATATTAAgaataaacaagaaataaatgcaAAGCGTGTAGTGACCGGgcctcaaaaaaaaatattaataagaaatcCAACAGATAAACTTCCAGCTTTGCCCGGATCTGAAACTCACACTCCTAGAGCTCTATCCAATACATATGTTATGCACCCAAACATAGGGAAACTTAAAAAGAGCCAACCTAGCTCATGA